The Treponema medium genome has a window encoding:
- a CDS encoding glutathione peroxidase, with product MMIYDYSVQDAQGNDVPLNRYKGKVLLVVNTATDCGFTPQYKELEEIYKKYHANGFEIIDVPCNQFGEQAPGTDAEIHQFCTLRYHTTFPQMKKSDVNGEHALPLFTYLKSQKKFEGFGEGKMAEMLSDFIQKIDSDYKNNPEIKWNFTKFVIARDGTVVARFEPPAPMSDVAACVDKCVVG from the coding sequence ATAATGATCTATGATTATTCAGTGCAAGATGCACAAGGGAATGATGTCCCACTCAACCGATACAAGGGTAAAGTACTGCTTGTTGTAAATACGGCAACGGACTGCGGATTTACACCGCAGTATAAAGAACTGGAAGAAATATATAAAAAATACCACGCCAATGGTTTTGAAATAATCGATGTGCCGTGTAATCAATTTGGAGAACAGGCTCCCGGCACCGATGCGGAAATTCACCAATTCTGCACACTTCGTTATCACACAACATTTCCTCAAATGAAAAAATCGGATGTAAACGGTGAACATGCGTTGCCGCTTTTTACCTATCTAAAATCACAGAAGAAATTTGAAGGTTTCGGCGAAGGGAAGATGGCGGAAATGCTGAGTGATTTTATTCAAAAGATCGACAGCGATTATAAAAACAATCCCGAAATCAAATGGAATTTTACCAAGTTCGTTATTGCCCGGGACGGTACGGTCGTTGCCCGCTTTGAACCGCCTGCCCCTATGTCCGATGTTGCAGCATGTGTGGACAAGTGTGTGGTGGGGTAA